The Dyella caseinilytica genome has a window encoding:
- a CDS encoding tail assembly protein — protein sequence MAQLRTIRLYGKLGARFGRVHRFALDGNSISEAMQALSSQLAGFRAFMMQAKDNGITFAVFVGKRNISEREIAHPSGSDDIRIAPVLIGAKNGGIFQTILGIVLIVADTYLFHTGYLTSLGMGMVAGGVVQMLSPQPRGADKGDSPDNQPSYVFNGAVNTQAQGNPVPYFFGRLRVGSAVVSAGVDAQEYASFASNVLAGTVDGSLKANFYA from the coding sequence ATGGCACAGCTTCGCACCATTCGACTTTACGGCAAGCTAGGCGCTCGCTTTGGCCGCGTGCACCGCTTCGCGCTTGATGGCAATTCCATCAGCGAGGCGATGCAGGCGCTAAGCAGCCAGCTTGCCGGATTTCGTGCGTTCATGATGCAAGCGAAAGACAACGGCATCACGTTTGCCGTATTCGTCGGAAAGCGCAACATCAGTGAGCGCGAGATTGCGCACCCGTCCGGCTCCGATGACATTCGCATTGCGCCCGTACTCATCGGCGCGAAAAACGGCGGCATCTTTCAGACGATCTTGGGCATTGTCCTGATCGTCGCGGACACCTACCTATTTCACACCGGATACCTCACCAGCCTGGGCATGGGCATGGTTGCTGGTGGCGTGGTGCAGATGCTTTCTCCGCAGCCGCGTGGCGCCGACAAAGGCGACTCGCCGGACAACCAGCCCAGCTATGTATTCAACGGTGCCGTAAACACTCAGGCGCAGGGAAACCCCGTCCCGTATTTCTTTGGCCGTCTGCGCGTTGGCAGCGCAGTGGTGTCCGCTGGCGTTGATGCTCAGGAATACGCGTCGTTCGCATCCAACGTTCTGGCCGGAACGGTTGACGGAAGTCTAAAGGCTAATTTCTATGCTTAA
- a CDS encoding C40 family peptidase: MQASLWCKQQAEFRGIPRRTIDESMSRLNDAIDAHALREYPREACGLVVIIKGRRRYFPCVNVAATPGDQFMIDPAEYAEIEDIGEVVAVVHSHPDVNAQPSPGDLVALEASGLPWIIVAVHKQADGAPVIAGRTETRPSGYKAPLVGRQWQHGVLDCWALVRDWYAQERGITLPNPPRADEWWNDGHSNLYSPDALANAGLVKVAMQDIQPGDIILMQVRSRNLVPNHAGVYLGDGQMLHHMHGRLSTRDVFGGYWLECAVSLMRYNGVVES; this comes from the coding sequence ATGCAAGCTTCGCTTTGGTGCAAACAACAAGCTGAATTTCGGGGGATTCCCCGCCGCACAATTGATGAATCAATGAGCCGCCTAAACGATGCAATAGACGCCCATGCCTTGCGGGAGTACCCACGGGAGGCATGCGGCCTGGTGGTGATCATCAAGGGTCGCCGTCGTTACTTCCCGTGCGTCAACGTCGCGGCCACGCCGGGCGATCAGTTCATGATTGATCCGGCCGAGTATGCCGAGATTGAGGACATTGGCGAGGTTGTCGCTGTGGTGCACTCGCATCCTGACGTGAACGCGCAGCCAAGCCCCGGCGACCTGGTGGCACTGGAAGCGTCCGGCCTGCCATGGATCATCGTTGCCGTGCATAAGCAAGCCGATGGTGCGCCCGTGATCGCGGGGCGTACAGAGACGCGCCCAAGCGGCTACAAAGCGCCGCTTGTTGGCAGGCAGTGGCAGCATGGCGTACTTGATTGCTGGGCGCTGGTGCGTGACTGGTACGCGCAGGAACGCGGCATCACATTGCCCAACCCACCGCGCGCAGATGAATGGTGGAATGATGGACACTCGAATCTTTACAGCCCCGACGCTCTCGCAAATGCTGGCCTTGTCAAGGTCGCCATGCAGGATATCCAGCCGGGGGACATCATCCTCATGCAGGTTCGGAGCCGCAACCTTGTGCCAAACCATGCCGGTGTCTATCTCGGGGACGGCCAAATGCTGCACCACATGCACGGCCGACTATCTACCCGCGACGTGTTCGGCGGTTACTGGCTCGAATGTGCAGTGTCACTGATGCGCTATAATGGGGTGGTCGAGAGTTAG
- a CDS encoding phage minor tail protein L, with translation MELDARTITGGGDGDVIRFHGYTQVGPIVWQGKTYTPWPIQGDGFDIDPQSPPTPSLSVGNVDGSITALCLAYQDLAGAVITRHVTFGQYLDGQPGADPSQEFPPDIWFIERKASESSDFVQFELSSPLDFGQQQLPGRQIIANSCTWLARGGYRGPYCGYNGPPVAKVDNTPTDDPAQDACSGMVVACKLRFGANNKLNFGGFPAAQLMNQ, from the coding sequence ATGGAGCTGGACGCGCGCACGATCACGGGAGGCGGTGACGGCGACGTTATCCGCTTCCACGGTTATACGCAGGTCGGGCCTATCGTTTGGCAGGGCAAGACTTACACCCCGTGGCCGATCCAGGGTGACGGATTCGATATCGACCCGCAGTCACCGCCCACGCCATCGCTTAGCGTTGGCAACGTGGACGGATCGATCACCGCGCTATGCCTTGCGTACCAAGACCTTGCGGGCGCTGTCATCACGCGGCATGTCACGTTTGGTCAGTATTTGGACGGCCAGCCGGGCGCAGACCCTTCGCAGGAGTTCCCGCCAGACATTTGGTTTATTGAACGCAAGGCCAGCGAGTCGAGCGACTTTGTGCAATTTGAATTGTCTTCGCCGCTCGACTTCGGGCAGCAGCAATTGCCCGGCCGACAGATCATCGCAAACTCATGCACATGGCTTGCGCGCGGCGGATACCGAGGGCCTTACTGCGGATACAACGGGCCGCCTGTCGCGAAAGTTGACAACACGCCCACGGACGATCCTGCACAGGATGCGTGTAGCGGGATGGTGGTCGCATGCAAGCTTCGCTTTGGTGCAAACAACAAGCTGAATTTCGGGGGATTCCCCGCCGCACAATTGATGAATCAATGA
- a CDS encoding phage tail protein produces the protein MVDTFRWQQQTDDTGTETARTRSAQFGDGYKQVVPDGINNLVQSWPLTFSGPRDMIFQIRDFLRAHKGASSFYWTPPGDVQGLYRADTWTVQPRGGNAYTLTVILNQAFTP, from the coding sequence ATGGTTGATACGTTTCGCTGGCAACAGCAGACGGATGACACCGGCACGGAAACTGCGCGGACACGCTCCGCGCAGTTTGGCGACGGTTACAAGCAGGTGGTGCCGGATGGCATCAACAACCTAGTGCAGTCATGGCCTCTCACGTTCAGCGGTCCGCGCGACATGATCTTTCAGATACGCGACTTTCTGCGCGCACACAAGGGTGCATCGTCTTTCTACTGGACTCCGCCCGGCGATGTGCAGGGGCTTTACCGCGCTGATACGTGGACGGTGCAGCCACGCGGCGGCAACGCCTACACGCTCACAGTCATCTTGAACCAGGCATTCACGCCATGA
- a CDS encoding phage tail tape measure protein, whose amino-acid sequence MADIASLGIQVTSSGVAQAQTDLDKLTDSGTKAEAATDKLGKTAQRTSKSFDNRAIKDQQDALAKLIGQIAPTVAALDRLDKMQTKLNAFKSKGVISGDDWKAYSQAIDDTRAKISGATEAMGKFTLGNAAARREIGLITKDIATGQWGRLEQSLATLAAQSGLVQVLFSGLGVSIMAAAAEIGVFVYAANDASNVQNKFNESLAQTGGYAGIATQGMSQLSGQVAGANGNLGKANEILIALAGNGKVTSTSLLALGQAAMDMSTLTGQTADKAAASVTNMFDGTAASAAKANEQYHFLTVEIYDQIAALEQQGETQRAVEVAAQAFHDAISPRLDDMHSQVTGIAAAWDKVKESFTGFWTTFKQGASLIGGTADTQTQIYALMGQKQTAQDNAQSYGGRMLNSFGQGWTAADEKKLQDLQAQLQKQMQDADDKSQASQMQTAGIAGQAALDGYLKQYQSQEQKREAQIVAIHNAANKAIAAALAQGDQALADKIMQQEAAADAAARASWEKKPTHKADPMAALNTLTDRAVTQNMLPNSDDTATNKLLADQVKQLQAITDAGARAIEKGASIAAVQGQVGKAVAATNEYYSKQADILQQKDAAAMAQYQASLDKQNAALQRSVDAQTAAVGMGDKEYQQQQKLNAIYQQGADALTKLNAQRSAPGANTKLIDQQIAAQEAATQKQVQIVTNGFDAMDKAQGDWVNGWRKASADFIDQGKNVAGQTESFFTSAFGNMTDKLAEFATTGKLDFKGFISSVLSDLAKLEIRLAASKALSSLFGGGSSVGSIGSASQTGSGLFTANAKGGVYDSPSLSAFSGQIVSSPTMFAFAKGAGLMGEAGPEAILPLTRGSDGKLGVQSSGGGAGGIVFTQNISIDNSGNASVTNDAQGANATAAKQLTDQMQKVSMDTLQRAMRPGGILWRSKNG is encoded by the coding sequence ATGGCAGATATCGCAAGCCTGGGCATTCAAGTTACATCGTCGGGCGTTGCACAAGCTCAGACTGACTTGGATAAGCTCACCGACAGCGGCACGAAAGCGGAGGCGGCAACCGACAAGCTGGGCAAGACCGCCCAGCGCACCAGCAAGTCATTCGACAATCGAGCAATCAAAGACCAGCAGGACGCGCTAGCGAAACTGATCGGGCAAATTGCCCCGACTGTGGCCGCGCTTGATCGCTTGGACAAAATGCAGACCAAGCTAAACGCGTTCAAGTCCAAGGGCGTGATTAGCGGTGACGACTGGAAGGCATACAGCCAGGCAATTGACGATACGCGCGCAAAGATCAGCGGCGCAACGGAAGCAATGGGCAAGTTCACGCTGGGTAACGCTGCCGCACGCCGTGAGATTGGCCTCATCACGAAAGACATTGCCACCGGGCAATGGGGTCGCCTTGAGCAAAGCCTTGCGACGCTCGCAGCGCAAAGCGGCCTGGTGCAGGTTCTGTTTAGTGGTCTCGGCGTTTCGATCATGGCCGCTGCCGCTGAAATCGGCGTGTTTGTATATGCGGCGAATGACGCGAGCAACGTACAAAACAAGTTCAACGAATCACTCGCGCAAACCGGCGGCTATGCCGGTATCGCTACGCAAGGCATGAGCCAGCTTTCCGGGCAGGTGGCCGGTGCTAATGGCAACCTGGGCAAAGCAAATGAAATACTCATTGCCCTGGCTGGTAACGGAAAGGTGACAAGCACGTCATTGCTCGCGCTCGGGCAGGCTGCTATGGACATGTCAACGCTTACCGGGCAAACGGCAGACAAGGCGGCAGCAAGCGTCACGAACATGTTTGACGGCACGGCAGCTAGCGCGGCGAAGGCCAACGAGCAATACCACTTCCTCACGGTCGAGATTTACGATCAGATCGCCGCGCTTGAACAGCAGGGCGAGACGCAAAGGGCCGTGGAAGTTGCCGCGCAGGCATTTCATGACGCCATCTCGCCGCGATTGGATGACATGCACAGCCAGGTCACCGGCATTGCTGCCGCATGGGACAAGGTAAAGGAATCTTTTACCGGATTCTGGACGACGTTCAAGCAAGGCGCTTCACTCATCGGCGGCACTGCGGACACCCAAACGCAGATTTACGCGCTGATGGGTCAGAAGCAAACAGCGCAGGACAATGCGCAAAGCTACGGCGGGAGAATGCTTAACTCGTTCGGCCAAGGCTGGACCGCTGCCGATGAGAAAAAGCTACAAGACTTGCAGGCGCAGCTACAGAAGCAAATGCAGGATGCCGACGATAAGTCGCAGGCGTCGCAGATGCAGACGGCTGGTATCGCTGGGCAGGCCGCTTTAGATGGCTACCTGAAGCAATACCAAAGCCAGGAACAGAAGCGCGAGGCGCAGATTGTCGCGATCCACAACGCGGCAAACAAGGCGATTGCGGCTGCACTTGCGCAGGGTGACCAGGCACTAGCCGACAAGATTATGCAGCAAGAGGCGGCGGCGGATGCGGCGGCGCGTGCGAGCTGGGAGAAAAAGCCCACGCACAAAGCCGATCCCATGGCGGCGCTTAATACGCTCACTGATCGCGCCGTAACGCAAAACATGCTGCCCAACAGCGACGACACGGCAACGAACAAGTTGCTGGCCGATCAGGTAAAGCAGTTGCAGGCAATCACGGATGCAGGCGCACGCGCAATCGAAAAGGGCGCAAGCATTGCTGCGGTACAGGGACAGGTAGGTAAGGCGGTCGCGGCCACCAACGAATACTATTCCAAGCAAGCCGACATTTTGCAGCAGAAAGATGCGGCGGCTATGGCGCAGTATCAGGCGTCGCTTGATAAGCAGAACGCGGCACTACAACGCAGCGTGGATGCGCAAACCGCTGCGGTGGGCATGGGCGATAAGGAATATCAGCAGCAGCAAAAGCTAAACGCCATCTATCAGCAAGGTGCAGATGCGCTAACCAAGCTCAATGCTCAGCGCAGTGCGCCAGGCGCAAACACAAAGCTGATTGACCAGCAGATTGCGGCGCAGGAAGCGGCCACGCAGAAGCAGGTTCAGATAGTCACTAACGGCTTTGACGCAATGGACAAAGCACAAGGTGACTGGGTGAACGGGTGGCGCAAGGCTTCCGCCGACTTCATCGACCAGGGCAAGAATGTTGCAGGGCAGACGGAAAGCTTTTTCACGTCGGCATTCGGAAACATGACCGACAAGCTCGCGGAGTTTGCTACCACCGGCAAGCTTGACTTCAAGGGCTTTATTTCATCAGTCCTTTCGGACTTGGCTAAGTTGGAGATTCGCCTAGCCGCGTCTAAGGCGCTTTCGTCGCTGTTCGGTGGTGGTTCGTCAGTCGGCTCCATAGGCAGCGCTTCGCAGACGGGGAGCGGACTATTCACCGCGAACGCGAAGGGCGGCGTTTACGACTCGCCTAGTTTGTCCGCGTTCTCCGGGCAGATTGTAAGCAGCCCGACGATGTTTGCATTTGCGAAGGGCGCGGGCCTGATGGGCGAGGCAGGCCCCGAGGCCATCTTGCCGCTAACGCGCGGCAGTGACGGGAAGCTAGGTGTCCAGTCGTCCGGTGGTGGAGCTGGCGGGATCGTTTTCACCCAAAACATCAGCATAGACAACAGCGGTAATGCGTCCGTTACCAACGACGCTCAAGGCGCTAACGCTACCGCAGCAAAACAGCTCACCGACCAGATGCAAAAGGTGTCTATGGACACGCTACAGCGAGCGATGCGCCCCGGTGGCATTCTTTGGAGATCGAAAAATGGTTGA
- a CDS encoding DUF1799 domain-containing protein — MPGRTARCTRKKLISVARAIYEKGPTAAELAALGFALEDFPDHVEILPDNLAAVNVFIAMATQWRVSMGGPIGLDYNALPAVMRLVGVPRAEQSDTFECIRTMEGEALRVMAEQNK; from the coding sequence ATACCTGGCAGAACTGCGCGGTGCACGCGCAAAAAACTAATAAGCGTTGCCAGGGCGATCTATGAAAAGGGGCCGACCGCTGCCGAACTGGCGGCGCTTGGCTTCGCGCTTGAAGACTTCCCCGACCACGTAGAAATCCTGCCGGACAACTTGGCAGCGGTAAACGTGTTCATCGCAATGGCAACGCAGTGGCGAGTAAGCATGGGCGGGCCGATCGGTCTTGACTACAACGCGCTGCCTGCAGTGATGCGCTTGGTGGGCGTGCCGCGTGCGGAACAGTCCGACACATTCGAGTGCATCCGAACCATGGAAGGCGAGGCGCTCCGCGTGATGGCCGAACAAAACAAGTAG
- a CDS encoding phage tail assembly chaperone — MAKLKLNPAPTFTAQVKIPVPGGESDPVTFTFKHRKRTDTIDWLKTTSTKEDYVIVQDMAAGWDLDDEFTPDNIATLCDNYPGAGGAILDAYLAELRGARAKN, encoded by the coding sequence ATGGCAAAGCTCAAACTCAACCCCGCTCCGACCTTCACTGCGCAGGTAAAAATTCCCGTTCCCGGTGGCGAGTCAGACCCGGTGACATTCACCTTCAAGCACCGCAAGCGCACTGATACGATCGACTGGCTAAAAACAACGAGCACGAAAGAGGATTATGTAATCGTGCAGGACATGGCTGCTGGCTGGGATTTGGACGACGAATTCACGCCGGACAACATCGCCACGCTTTGCGACAACTACCCCGGCGCTGGTGGCGCGATCCTTGACGCATACCTGGCAGAACTGCGCGGTGCACGCGCAAAAAACTAA
- a CDS encoding phage tail protein produces the protein MAVSVPNGAIVNMAKGYSAPVTIQAISNANPAVASATGHTFKQGDYVEITSGWSRLANKIVRVGAVTSGTFELEGYDTSLTSIYATGGGAGSARSITGWQQISQILSSSSSGGDQQFLEYQFLEADAQQRIPTFKNAAGLTLSVGDDPTLPGYQLASQANDDRLPRAAQIALPSGAKILYNNYVSFNKTPTLTVNELMACALTLSFLNEPVRYAS, from the coding sequence ATGGCCGTATCCGTACCGAATGGCGCGATTGTCAACATGGCGAAGGGCTATAGCGCTCCCGTCACGATCCAGGCGATCAGCAACGCTAACCCGGCCGTGGCGAGCGCCACCGGCCACACGTTCAAGCAGGGCGACTACGTGGAAATCACGTCTGGCTGGTCGCGCTTGGCAAATAAGATTGTGCGCGTGGGCGCGGTCACTTCCGGCACGTTTGAGTTGGAAGGTTACGACACCAGCTTGACCAGCATCTATGCCACTGGCGGCGGCGCAGGCTCCGCACGCAGCATCACCGGCTGGCAGCAGATTTCGCAGATCCTTTCGTCCAGTTCGTCCGGCGGTGATCAGCAGTTCTTGGAATATCAGTTCCTCGAAGCTGATGCGCAGCAGCGAATCCCGACGTTCAAGAATGCCGCTGGCCTGACCCTCTCCGTGGGCGATGACCCGACGTTGCCGGGCTATCAGCTCGCCTCGCAGGCGAACGATGACCGCCTGCCACGTGCTGCGCAGATCGCGCTCCCGTCCGGCGCGAAGATCCTCTACAACAATTACGTGTCTTTCAACAAAACTCCCACGCTTACCGTAAACGAACTGATGGCCTGCGCTCTTACGCTGTCGTTCCTCAACGAGCCGGTGCGCTACGCGAGCTAA
- a CDS encoding phage tail terminator-like protein produces MSQNLCRRLIETALGAWAVSQSLDVEWENVPFEPVTGQTYLRAFQLPANSTSPDLAGAITTYRGIYQIDIVAPINEGAGPAGAIADELAQLFKLNTRYTAPPLALQIVSPCTVAKGAQDASDYIVPVSFQYRADSFV; encoded by the coding sequence ATGAGTCAAAACCTTTGCCGCCGCCTCATCGAGACGGCGCTCGGCGCGTGGGCGGTTTCGCAATCACTCGATGTTGAATGGGAAAACGTTCCATTCGAGCCGGTGACCGGGCAGACGTACTTGCGCGCCTTCCAACTTCCCGCCAACAGCACAAGCCCCGACCTGGCAGGCGCGATCACGACGTATCGCGGTATCTATCAGATTGACATCGTGGCTCCGATCAACGAAGGCGCAGGACCGGCAGGCGCGATTGCCGACGAACTGGCACAGCTGTTCAAGCTCAATACGCGATACACCGCGCCACCGCTTGCGCTGCAGATTGTTTCGCCTTGCACGGTCGCAAAGGGCGCTCAGGACGCTTCTGACTACATCGTGCCCGTGTCGTTTCAGTACCGCGCAGACAGCTTCGTTTAA
- a CDS encoding DnaT-like ssDNA-binding protein: protein MALIVEDGTGLPDAEAYISAADASAYFAARGVVAWAALSVADQESALRAGCDFMESRYTWQGERTTASLRLAYGYAVPSSTVPQGLSWPRRGVRADGVNLPADQVPVQIARANAELALRASAGELAPDEGSQVTRETIGPITTEYAAGARQNPRYAAVEALVSRFTLAAGGIAVVRA from the coding sequence ATGGCATTGATTGTTGAGGACGGCACCGGCTTGCCTGACGCGGAAGCGTACATCAGCGCCGCAGACGCCAGCGCGTACTTCGCAGCGCGCGGCGTCGTTGCATGGGCAGCGCTAAGCGTGGCCGACCAGGAAAGCGCGTTGCGCGCCGGCTGCGACTTCATGGAGTCGCGCTACACCTGGCAGGGCGAGCGCACCACGGCATCGCTGCGCCTCGCATACGGCTACGCGGTGCCGTCCTCAACCGTGCCACAGGGGCTATCCTGGCCGCGTCGCGGTGTCCGTGCAGACGGCGTGAACCTTCCCGCCGACCAGGTTCCGGTGCAGATCGCACGCGCTAACGCAGAGTTAGCCTTGCGTGCATCAGCCGGTGAACTGGCCCCCGATGAGGGGTCGCAGGTAACGCGCGAGACCATCGGCCCGATCACAACCGAGTACGCGGCAGGCGCGCGGCAGAATCCCCGTTACGCGGCGGTTGAGGCGCTTGTGTCGCGCTTTACGCTGGCTGCTGGCGGCATCGCCGTGGTGCGCGCATGA
- a CDS encoding major capsid protein, translated as MTTTRIADVIVPEQWTPAFLLASPELIALFQSGIVSHDDVIAAFANGEGSTFHIRHINDLLNVEENSSSDDPTELSTPQNVTEGEQLAVKLSRNQSWSSMDLVAALSSPDPVSVIRSRVASYWAHRFQKATIAIGGGILASNIANNGADMLFDGSAAPISGEAILNAKATMGDAAGALTSIAMHSVQYTALQKQNLIVYLRDGNADVHFPTYLGYRVVQDDGMPVDTSGAAPVYTSMLFGNGVFRLGMGQPKVPVEVHRYPDRGNGGGEEVFHSRQQFILHPAGFSYVAKTANPKNATFTSGATWERIFQRKQLPLAFLKTK; from the coding sequence ATGACGACTACTCGCATTGCCGATGTGATCGTACCGGAACAGTGGACCCCGGCATTTCTGCTGGCGTCGCCGGAACTGATCGCTCTATTCCAATCCGGCATCGTGTCGCACGATGACGTGATTGCCGCATTTGCAAACGGCGAAGGCTCCACGTTCCACATCCGTCACATCAATGACCTGTTGAATGTCGAGGAAAACAGTTCCAGCGATGATCCGACCGAACTGAGCACCCCGCAGAATGTGACCGAGGGTGAGCAGTTGGCGGTGAAGCTGTCGCGCAATCAGTCCTGGTCGAGCATGGATCTCGTGGCCGCGCTGTCCTCGCCCGACCCGGTCTCCGTGATCCGCTCGCGCGTTGCCTCGTATTGGGCGCATCGCTTCCAGAAAGCCACTATCGCCATTGGCGGCGGCATCCTGGCATCGAACATCGCCAACAATGGCGCCGATATGCTTTTTGACGGATCCGCCGCGCCGATCAGCGGTGAGGCGATCCTCAATGCAAAGGCCACCATGGGCGACGCGGCTGGTGCGCTGACCAGCATTGCGATGCACTCGGTGCAATACACCGCGTTGCAGAAACAAAATCTCATCGTTTACCTGCGCGACGGTAACGCGGATGTGCATTTCCCGACGTACTTGGGTTATCGCGTGGTACAGGACGACGGCATGCCGGTGGACACCAGCGGCGCCGCGCCGGTCTACACGTCCATGCTGTTTGGTAACGGCGTATTCCGCCTGGGCATGGGCCAGCCGAAGGTTCCGGTTGAGGTGCATCGCTATCCGGATCGCGGCAACGGTGGCGGCGAGGAAGTATTCCATAGCCGTCAGCAGTTCATTCTGCACCCGGCTGGTTTCTCGTACGTGGCGAAGACTGCCAACCCGAAGAACGCCACGTTCACGTCCGGCGCAACCTGGGAGCGCATTTTCCAGCGCAAGCAGCTGCCGCTGGCGTTCCTCAAGACCAAGTAA
- a CDS encoding phage minor head protein, whose translation MVALLNKTDTRLTAQLTEALLQIDRDSFTVERLDALLASVRAVNAQAYAAILAAMDPEVKAAAKLEVSAQSVAWRAAVPAVVQAHFPIAGVSADQVYAAALSRPFQGRLLRDWASNLEASRLTLIRNTVRAGYVEGKTTSEIIQTIRGTRAMGYRDGILQRGRQEVATVVQTALSHTAQLARQSMTDANKDLVKATGWVATLDTKTSPQCRIRDGLLYTCDTHKPIGHSIPWGEGPGRIHFNCRSVSVPVLKSWKELGIPADEMPAGTRASMDGQVPAEQTYAEWFAKQSAGRQDDILGPERAAMYRSGKVSFDKFYSAKGTFLTLDQLEVRIGG comes from the coding sequence ATGGTTGCATTGCTCAACAAGACAGACACCAGGTTAACCGCGCAGCTTACGGAAGCGCTGCTGCAGATTGACCGCGATAGCTTCACTGTCGAGCGCCTTGACGCGTTGCTCGCATCAGTGCGTGCCGTCAACGCGCAAGCCTATGCCGCGATCCTGGCCGCGATGGACCCGGAGGTAAAGGCCGCTGCCAAGCTGGAAGTGTCGGCGCAGTCCGTTGCATGGCGCGCCGCCGTCCCTGCCGTCGTGCAGGCGCATTTCCCCATTGCCGGGGTATCAGCGGACCAGGTTTATGCCGCCGCGCTATCACGGCCCTTTCAGGGGCGTTTGCTGCGTGACTGGGCAAGCAACTTGGAGGCATCGCGGCTCACGCTCATTCGCAACACGGTGCGCGCCGGGTACGTCGAGGGCAAGACCACATCGGAGATCATCCAAACCATTCGCGGGACGCGGGCCATGGGCTACCGCGACGGAATCCTGCAGCGTGGTCGCCAGGAAGTTGCTACGGTGGTGCAGACGGCATTGAGCCACACCGCGCAGCTTGCGCGGCAGTCCATGACGGATGCCAACAAAGACCTTGTGAAGGCCACCGGCTGGGTCGCCACGTTGGACACCAAGACCAGCCCGCAGTGCCGCATCCGTGACGGCCTGCTTTACACATGCGACACGCACAAACCGATAGGCCACTCGATTCCGTGGGGCGAAGGTCCGGGGCGCATCCATTTCAATTGCCGCAGCGTCTCCGTGCCGGTGCTGAAATCGTGGAAAGAGTTGGGCATCCCTGCCGACGAGATGCCGGCAGGCACGCGCGCAAGCATGGACGGGCAAGTGCCGGCGGAGCAAACCTATGCGGAGTGGTTCGCCAAACAATCGGCTGGCCGACAGGACGACATTCTAGGCCCGGAGCGAGCCGCGATGTATCGAAGCGGTAAGGTGTCGTTTGACAAGTTTTACAGCGCAAAGGGCACGTTTTTAACCCTTGACCAGCTTGAGGTGCGCATAGGGGGTTGA